The DNA segment CTTACCGGTActtaaaatgttgtaaatgaCAACAATTAATGAATATGTTAACTTTAAACTTTTCTATTATAAGCCGTCAAAACTTCTCAGTGCTGTACCAAGTTCATTTTTTGTAACTGACAGAATATTCTAACTATTGTACAGATTATTATGGTCTGGTGGAATAATGTTAATGCTTTTGGATTCATTTTTGTGTTAAGTACAGGATATATCTTTAAGTCATATTtcagtgtgttttatttttgtgtgtttgtgttttcttCAAGAACAGCATCAATGACAGCGGTgtgtaacattttatttgattgctttttagcttcattttttaaatatattttggcattttccattattttcaGCTGAATACGTATTTTTCACACTATTGTTTGCTTcattaacattgttttgaaagatATCTTTATATACTGTAGATAAAAGATTTAACTCATGCATACACTTTCATCTTGCACAACGTCACTTGAAGGTACttatatatgtacttgtataCGGGAAACTATGCTTCAGAATATTTTCATGGAAAATAGTAGTCCATTCTAAATgggttttatttttactgtagTTTACTTTCAGCTATGCTTTCACTGTAAAGCtgtttaataaagaaattaaatccAAATCCAGTTTCAATGTTGTTTTCCagaataatcaaattaaaaacaacaacatttcaatCTGTTTCTACCATAAGATGGAATTATCCCTTTCCACTATATACCGAATACTTCTACATGTATTGAGTGTAAATGTAGCTCGTATTCCCTCTAGAGTCCCGAGTATTTCAAGCCCACAAATACCGAGTACCAAAATCGGGGTTACAACCTCCTGTGTTTGtcagattttcattttcattatttagttTCGATTCCTGTATTAAACTAGCAAGTTCAATAACACCCTGAATACAAAAGCTGCTATTCAGCCGCGAGTAGTGTGTAACCGAGCATGCGGTGTTAATATACATCATGTAGGTGTCAATTATTAGAGcataatgtatatgtatgtttgtgAACCGCATCGAATGTTAAGTTTTATGGATTGCACATCAGGCTAAAAACACATCTGAGAATGACGGGAGGATGCCTACATCACGATATTACTATTGATGTGGAACACATAAGACAAAATTATTTGTGTGATGATGTTAGAACTATCCTGAAAGGGATACATCCGGAATGGTTTACGGAGAGTATCGAACACAGGATAAAATCTAAGGTAGCTTTAAATTTTGTCATACAtgaaaaacatagaaaaattgcttaaataaaTACGGTACTGTATCAATATATGTCTATTAACTGACTAATACTCAATAACTGTCATCATATAACTGTACTATTTGCAAGAAACCCTGGCGTTGAGATAGCTATACTCCTCACCTTTggccatattttttattattgttatctaTATATTACAATCAACACCTATATCTTACTTGCTGACaaattagttttaaaagtttacaTTGTAAGGTATTTAGCGGCGGCATTTCCAACCAACTGTACGGTTATTACCTGGACCAGTTGACAGAGGACGCTGTATTAATACGCATATATGGGGTCGGTACAGAACATTTCACTGACAGACCCTtgggaaacaaaataattatggtATTTATTAGACTTGATGGCGTCTATTACTTTAACTTCGCTACGTTAATCAGTTATTATTGAATTCTGAACTAGTAAATAATTACTGAACTCATTTGCCATGCATTTAACGTTCATGTCATCTTGTGCAGAATTTGAAGACTGACCATAAGTTTACATGATGTTCACTTCACCCAAATATAGATGTTACACGAACGTGGCCTTGGCCCGCCGCTTTACGCGACGTTCAACAACGGGAGTGTATACGGTTACGTTCCCGGAAAGACGCTGGACAACGACTCTTTACGGAAGCCCCACATACGCAAGTtggttttgtttaaagtttaatttcggagcatttgtgaaatatatttattctcgATATTCGTATCAAAATCCCCGCAAAAATAACGAATGAAACAATGTTTGCGAAAGAGTTCTTGAGTCTGAAACTATTTGCTTGTGAACTTCTGGTGATGCACTACGTCCTGCAATATGTACATTATTCACGTGTTATTTCGTGGGGCTAATGCCAAAAGACACTAAAACCTTCTATATTGTAATGTCGCTTGGTCCTTCTGGCATAAACCATTAAATAAGCTTGCAAGTCAGTCCGAGCTTTAAAAGGAGTTCGACCTCAACTAATGAGTGCATATTAAGGTGTAGCTTCTTGTATCAGTACACGCACACGTAGTGCTCCAAAACATTTCtattaattacatattttaacaaatacattattttttaaacaaaatcggTCTCGATAATACAATACAGTAATACATAGGTAAACTGTGTACACATGTTTATGCAATTTGTGTGAATCATAACATTTTACCAACTTAATGGTTAgattttagtttgaaaaaaatacaaagttgtAGATAGCCACCAACGTCATAATTTCAACCTctcttttttcactttttttgtGGTTCAGATTGATAGCGGAAGAGATAGTGAAGATTCAGAGTGTGACATTGGACGACCGCGACCGGAAGCCGGCTCTTTGGGACCGGATGTGGACATTTTGGGAAAACGGACCGGACAGCTCCGTCAACAATCCAGAGCAGAATGATAAGTAAGTACCTCGCAATATCTTTAATGGCAACCTAATAAAAATCGCTCTCGAGTCCGCTTTCTGTGCAGAATCCAGTACTGTGAGAGGACATGAGATAAGACGATTAGCGCAGTGgctagcgcactcgcttctcaccaaggcgaccaaGGTTCGACCCCTGGCCTAAGCGCAGGTGAGTTTGGTTgatggtcaccaagctggacaaaaGGGTttttttctccgggtactccggtttcccccacaacacaagaccacacttcacaattgttgtaaaatatgtattttttaaattaaaagacgCCTGATGTGAGTCGAATTTAGACCtctaacagcaacaacaacaattacattCGAATTGAGGAAAAGAGCAGTATAATTTTTAGTTACGTTAGTTTGCGATAAAGCGAGTAATTCGATTTTGGACTTTTTCCCGCAGGCTTTGGGCCAGTATTCCGCCTAAGCACGTTCTGCTGCAAGAAATGAATGCCACCCGCGCTCACCTGGAACACGTTGATTCCCAAATAGTGTTCTGCCACAACGACCTCGTTACCCACAATATAGTGTACAACAAGGACAATGGTAGGTTCTTGACTGAAGCAAACTATTAAGGATCCAAATCGGGATACATTACTTAATGATACAAAAAAGCACTGCGGGGCCAAGGCTTGGCTGTTGTCTTTTCAGTAGATCCAAGGGCAACTCGACAATGAATTAAGCCAGAGTTCTAGGTATTgctgtatatgtatgttttgtctccttaaacatgtatacttcgtttcaattaaatatctaaaacgTTTTTTAGCTTTGGCAAAGGTTTACAGCATTGCCGACGACGACATTTAGCCTATGATAAATCCTCGCCTTTTTCattcgaaaaacagacgagcctgaaacgatgttgttgttttttgtttaccGGACTGTGTCACTCGTGTTGTTATTACTGTTTTATATGGGTGTGGTGCGGGGacatgcttttattttattgatttcagAAACGGTGACCTTTATAGACTACGAATTTGCTATGTACAACCCCGAACATTACGAACTGGGCAACCATTTTAACGAGTATGCAGGTACATAGAACGTCGTATGTCTCGTAATACCTGCAATACATGCAACATTTTTGAGAAAGAACACcaaacaaaagcattttttacaaagatacagataaaatggtcattttcatttaatatatccCACAGCAGTTGTAAAAGTATTTggtttataacaaaatatgacTCACTAGCTAGACTGCTAAGTTTTAGAAGTTGTTCAGTTGGTTctttacattataattgtttattctgGTAACGCCAAATGGAAGTGACACTTGCAATTAGGTGTAATAAGAATTTGTTTCTTATAACGTCTTCCAAAATTGGGGTATGTTGGTAGGTATAACcgtttctttttttgtctttattcctatgacagtgtgtgtataccacgtgataaattacgtcatatatgctacgtcggaaggcaatattttacttaaaataaagacttaaatcaaagataacttttcgcttacttcaccattttaaatgaaacaaaggccagtctATGCAGCTTAAGGAGCCCCACCTTTGTgttataaccggagtttgataaggtgattagtttcatcaaacacttggacaaacctgtttcccaaacaatgttttggcagtgctccgtcagacggccgtatcgtgaaaaggtttgtcgaagtgttataagaaactaaactctcaatcaaaatttggtaaaagaccgaaggcggggctccctaagctgcatagactgcgctatgtttcattgaaaatggtaaagaaaatgaaaagttatcattgttttaagtctttaatCGAAGCAatatattgccttccgacgtagcatttatgacacaatttatcacgtggtatacacacactgtatgatctgtttatataatcattctttatacataaatgcatattaccttaaagttatgtttcataCACTATATTATTACcattttatgtgtttaataaattaacaaaagaaccgaaaatacaaaaaaaagaaacgAAAGTGTATCCCATagacattaaaaacataaaaaaaggaATTTCCTGTAGGCGAAAAGAACGTTTCACGCCTAGGTTggatcattcattcattcatttttttcattcattttattttattcaagtaaataaaggccaccggcccaaaatacacaaaatgtacaaaaaaaacatagtaTAGTAGTTGCAACATACGATTTACACATTTATCATGTCTAACAGATGGTATACATAGATTGCTAActtcaatattgtattatcattttcagtagACATTAAAGAgtagaaatcatttaaactattaccAGATGAATACCAATTGAAAAGATATTGTCTACGAATAATATCGAATTTAGGACATTGAAAGAatgcatgatattcacaatcaataactgtcaaattttgattcagacaatatatacaaagtctCTCAACTTGTGGAGTATTTATTTATCTTCCAAGTTCCATATTCAGTTGATGGTTGGAGTAGCGAAACCTAGCAAACGCAACCtattattttaatggaatttccAGATGTAGGTACctttctgtatttaataatgttttgtaatgtttataatgatgacACCTTGAGAACTCACTAATGTCGTTATGCCAGTTTTGGACGAAACAGCCATTTAACGTTGTCTAAATATCTAAACACTATCAACTCATTGACTATAGAATCACTTTATATGGACCTCTTCACTCACACTTTTAGGGCTCGAGGATTTAGACTTTAGCCGAATTCCTGACAAGGCTTATCAGATAGACTGGCTGAGACATTACCTTCAGCAGAAGGCGAAATGCCAAGGTCGCTCTCCAAATGACGTCACTGACTGTGACGTAGAAAGATGCTACGTGTTGACTAACAAGTTTACATTGGTAGGTACCGACGCGTGCTTCATTGACATAAATACTTTCAGTTGAAAGTCCTTTAAATCCAATTAAATTGCTTTgcggttgttgttttttcaaccTTCCCCCCCCCCAGACACTTTTagaacattcggaactccttggccattttccatcgaaaaaaaCAACGGATGTATGCCGAGTCTTCAGtaaaagtagtttgtaaaattgtgaataatagtattaattaagtGTATTGTTCAAACGAGtaatttgtattactaagtttaaattgattccCAATGAAGTGTGTTATTGCATAAatgattaagattcccaagagcaaagtcatttaaagtttaagtgctaaattgaaattactatgcgatctacttgcagtgtagttaaatgtaaagatttctgacattgtaaaccgtccataaacatccgaggttgctttcgatggaaaatggccgggGAGTTTTGAATGACTTTCAGAatagttatttcattttatttgtttctataCATTGCAGGCTTCCGATTTATTGTGTGGTTTATGGGCTTTGGCTCAAACAAAGCAATCCCTAATCGACTTCGGGTATTTAGAGTGAGTAATGTCTCTGATTATTAcggtttttatgcccccaccgAGTCCCCCGCACTACCCATCCACCCTTATAATGGTGGACGGAAACCAACTGGTAACACTATCTGTGTGTATGCGGATAAGACTCAAGTACCGAGTAATATTGACTCACATATTTGAACTCTGTTTAATTTATCATAACTTTGTGTCTTTACTTAAATTAGAAATATCTTGGTCGGAATATATAGTATGGAGGGGGACCAACGCCAACATTTTTTCTCACTAGAAATGATGTCTGTTGTGAATTGTTCAACAATGGGTTGTATCAAATGTATACATGCAGACACAATAAACTTCTTATACCTTTCATACAGCCAAGACATTTTACTACTGCTGGGTGTATTACTAGTAAATGAGAGCTAATGAGGCCTCTGAGACATTGCCTATTTTGGTGCACATATTCTACATCTTACAAGACACATACCTGCATACTCGTTAAAAAGATT comes from the Mya arenaria isolate MELC-2E11 chromosome 13, ASM2691426v1 genome and includes:
- the LOC128213039 gene encoding ethanolamine kinase 2-like isoform X2; its protein translation is MTGGCLHHDITIDVEHIRQNYLCDDVRTILKGIHPEWFTESIEHRIKSKVFSGGISNQLYGYYLDQLTEDAVLIRIYGVGTEHFTDRPLGNKIIMMLHERGLGPPLYATFNNGSVYGYVPGKTLDNDSLRKPHIRKLIAEEIVKIQSVTLDDRDRKPALWDRMWTFWENGPDSSVNNPEQNDKLWASIPPKHVLLQEMNATRAHLEHVDSQIVFCHNDLVTHNIVYNKDNETVTFIDYEFAMYNPEHYELGNHFNEYAGLEDLDFSRIPDKAYQIDWLRHYLQQKAKCQGRSPNDVTDCDVERCYVLTNKFTLIRQEDV
- the LOC128213039 gene encoding ethanolamine kinase 1-like isoform X1 is translated as MTGGCLHHDITIDVEHIRQNYLCDDVRTILKGIHPEWFTESIEHRIKSKVFSGGISNQLYGYYLDQLTEDAVLIRIYGVGTEHFTDRPLGNKIIMMLHERGLGPPLYATFNNGSVYGYVPGKTLDNDSLRKPHIRKLIAEEIVKIQSVTLDDRDRKPALWDRMWTFWENGPDSSVNNPEQNDKLWASIPPKHVLLQEMNATRAHLEHVDSQIVFCHNDLVTHNIVYNKDNETVTFIDYEFAMYNPEHYELGNHFNEYAGLEDLDFSRIPDKAYQIDWLRHYLQQKAKCQGRSPNDVTDCDVERCYVLTNKFTLASDLLCGLWALAQTKQSLIDFGYLEYAKKMFDHYFSRKDELFALSVHEDKQDQGMCDLRSKVERI